From the genome of Brassica oleracea var. oleracea cultivar TO1000 chromosome C4, BOL, whole genome shotgun sequence:
GTGTCAATCCATATAAAAATTTTATACTGAGAAATTTCTATTGCTATTGGAATGTGATGACGATATTCAAGGGATCAGGCTTACCTTTTTTATAAGTGGAGATTCACTGATTGGATGAAGGATAAAATCGTTATGGATCCAAGAATTGTGGCAGGCTATTGATACATAGACCTATATAGACCTAAAGATTGACCTATCTGCCAAAACCAATCAATAAAAATTCAAAACCTAAACCACAGAGCACAACCAACCAAAAAAAACTAATTAAGATTATAGCAAGAACGCACTTGGATTGGATGATGAGGTGACCTTTATGGTGGGCAAGACAAAGAGAGCAAAGCTCACCGTTGGTGCAGTCTAAGTAATACATATTGCAATCACCCTTGTGAGTCTACATGAAACTTGCACTGAACAAAGAACTGCTCTTTAAGCAGAGGTTTCAGGCATGTCGGCTATCAACTATCTTCCTCCTCTGGTCCACCAGCTCCCTACACAAAAACCAATACAGATTTGATTTTCTGTTTCAGAACATAAATATCTGGTATACGATTATATATATATATATATATACTCCAAGAGAACATATAAACATATCCTTTAAACCATAATTGAACTGAAAACTTTAGAAAAAAGAATATCTAAAGAAGAATTGAACAATTGAACTTTCACAATTTTTTGGGTTGTGAAAGACTCTTTTTATGAACAAATGGCGGAGCTAATTAAGATACCTGAGAAGTGAGAACCGAGAAGGAGCAACTGGACTCGAACAGTGGAGGTGGAGCGGCTCGTCTGCAGATCGGAGAGGAATACCAAAACGTTAGCCATATCTGACATAATTAGTTTACTGGTTAGCTTAGAAGAATGAGAGGATGATTCTCTAAGAAGGAAATCATACCTATTTTTATAGATGAACCTCCACCGCCTTGTAGATCCAAAAATCACATTGATTATAGATCGTGTGTGAGAGATTAATGGAGGTTTTTTTTAAAGATGATTATTTATTGATAGTATCGTTTCGTACGCTGAGGAAGAAGATGAAAGAGCTATTGAGAAAACCTAATCGACATTGGGTGCTGGAGAGGCGAAGAAGAAGAACACAGGAAAGCCCATCCAAATTGTGTGGAAGTCTTAAGCAACCGCAAAGCCCAGCAAAAATAAAAGCCCAACCGAAGTGCACAAATCTTTTAATGAAACACTACGTTTTTCCTCCCTGGCACGTGTCAGATGGTCGACGTCCGAATTAGTGATCTATCCGCCTGGATACGCTGGGAGAGAAGGAAACTCTATTATAAATTCTCTCGCTTTGAAGCTTCGCTTATCTCTGCCATCATATACTGGTTATCTCAGCGGATAATACTAACAATAGGTAATACTCTACCCAAATGAAGGAGATATGCATTAACAATGAAAACATATAACAATTATAATTTGACCGAGTTATGCCATTACTTATGTAAATGTTGGGCTTGTACAATGCGGCATTGTCAATGCCCTTAAGAACAAGTGTATTTTTATTTTTAATTTTGTTCATAATTTGAATTTCAGTTTCATGAAAAGTCAAGGGTTGACTCTGTTATACTGCTGCTAATATAAAACCTTTTTTTTTAATGAATGTTAAATTTATTATTCTTTAATATTAAGTGTGTCTTTGTTTGAAATAAAAAAAGAAACTACTTCTACTCATATTCCTTTAGAGCTTCTCCTAACACCTCCTACCACCTCCTAAGAATATTTTCAGTCTCGTCCAAAACCAGTATTGCAAGAGATCTTCCAGACCCTTTAAACCTTTAGACTGCACCAGAGTAAGCTTGTTGCGGATGGCTTTATCGGGTGAGCTTGATCAAGACTTGAAGAGGCAGGCCTAGAGTAACCCCTAAACTGGATCAAAGATCAAATTAGACATAACAATCTTAACTAGTATCATAATTAAGAAGGCTATTTCACCACATAAACAGCATCTGATAATAAATTGTCTTAAAATGCAAAAGTCCAAAATATTACAAACTAGTTAGATAATATAAAGTTTCTTGAGAAAATAAATTAAGAGAGAATTTTGAGATAATGACTCATGCGTCTTGGCCACATCAAACTCTTGATATAATGACTCATGCTTCAAACCACTCAAGCGCAATAGTATATGGAGGTTATAGCGTTTGATAATTATACCAGCGCAATGGAGTGAGCTTTCTCCAGATATGACCAATGGTTTGAAGCATATCCTCCTTGAACTGTGGGATAAAGACAGTTGAAGAGTTGCGGCAACAATTTCTTTCAGACTGTTTTGAAATGGCTAGAGATAGTTTGGCAGACTTTTCAAAAGTTATACCCACAACCGTGACTTTGCGTAGCCATCGTTATCTGAAATAGATGTGTTGAGACTCACCTTAACAACATTTTTAATGATATCTTCCCTGCTGAAAAGCGCATCCAAAGTGTTTTTTTGAAATGTTTGTCCACCTCTTCTACAAATGTTTGTACAACTCTTGTACTGAAAGATTTGAAATCTGAAATCTTACGCAGCATTAGAGGTTTCCATTGTAGAGTGATATTAAATGGAAAACATGATAGCTTTTTTTTTTATAATAGTTAAGCAGCTGTGACGACAGGATTGAAAAAGTTTATGAAAACTTCTACTTTGATGAACGGGTTTTGCTTTCATGGGCCGGGGATTTTGATCTGTTTATGAGTCTAATCCAAATTACTCAAATCTTTCAGTACAACTCTTCTGTAATTTTATAATAATAACTGTCTAAGAAACTGCGTGGGTTGCTTAGGACTCAAAGGCTTTAAAAATGAATTTTAACAATAAAACCCCTAACTATGTTTATTTCGGATAAAAAACCTTAAATTAAATATTTAATGTAAAAAAAACTTTAGTTAAGTATTTAACGTAAAAAATCTTAAAACTATTCCATTTTATTTAAGAAATTAGACTCTCTATCTACAACACTAATAAAGAACTTGGAGTTATCAGTAATCTATAGCTTAAATTTTTTTACCCTAACCAAACTTAGCTAAAGGTTTTTGCATTAAAAATCTAAAAAAATATTAAAAAGAGAAATTTCTTTTAATAACTCAAATCATACATATAATTACTATACTAACTCGTAAGCTTTTGTAATTACTATACTAAAACATTAGCCAAACAAAAAATACAAAAACCTTGCCCCTTTTTTTTATTCACAAGAATGCCATTGAAAATTATTAATAGGAAAATGTTAATTTCCTAAGGGCACTTTATAATTCAGTTTTTGTTATAACTACGTAAAATGCAATTTCGATGAGAAAGCATTATAATAATTTCTTCAAAATATGAAATATTATAGTAATAACACAATAAATATGTGTCATTTTACTTAACTTCCTTTAAACATTATGAAAAAATCTTAAATTTACAAAATTAGTACTTCAAATAAGCTATACAAATAGATGAGTTATATTTGCTTAAAATTCTACACTATATGCAATACAATTTGATATATTTTTTAAAAAAATTACATGCCTTTTAATCCAAATCGAACCGATCTCTTATGATAAATATATGAAGTGGTTTAAGCCTATGCTCCCAAAAATCTAAGAAAAATAAATTAAAATGAAATGAAATGTCATAGTGAAAGACAAGAAAAAAAAATGTAGGATATCGTCGGTGCATAAGTCATTCAAAATGCCACCAAGAAGACCATGAAAGACAAAGAGGATAGCGATTAACCTAATGTATTCTAAACTCTTTTTCGTGCTACGTTACTATTATCTCAAATTTTGAATGTTAATTAAATAAAACTTCATATATTGCCTAAATCAGTGTACTAACCACTATGAAATTTCTATTCTTTAGAGAAACTAACAAAACAATATTCCGAACTTCTTTAAAAATATTCCTATGCCAGTACAGGATGCAACTAAGCAATAAAGCAAGATTTTCATATTTTGATTTTGCTCAAAATCTGAAGGTTAACCCCTACGAAATTAAGTTTTTTCTGCAAGTGCTCTTTATATTGATGTTTACACTATTTAATGTTGCTTAAAATTTTCTATCTACATTCTACATTTGTAATAATGTATTTTAAATCTCTTTCATGGTACATAGACATCGCCCCAATTTTTTTAACAATTAATTTAATAAAGATCTATATACTGCTTAAATCATTGGACTAACCACTATAAATATTTATTCTCTAGAGAAACGGACAAAAACAAATTTCAAACCTTTTTGACAATCATCCTATGTCATTGCATGATGCAATTATGCAATAAAAAAATATTGTCATAATTTTTAAAATTTTCTCAAAATCTGAGGGTTAACATTCATACAAAATTTGATTTTCGGTAAATGCTTTATATAATGAAGTCTTCTCTGTTTGGTGTTGTTTAAAAATTTCTAACCACATTATAAATTTGTATTAATGTATTATATAATCTTTTTCATGGTACATGAGTATTGGCTTTAATTTTTCAACTATTAATTTAATAAGAACTTCATATATTGTCTAAATCAGTGGACAAACATGAAATCTCTATTCTCTAGAAAAAAAGACCCAATAAAGATTGCAAACCTCTTTGACCTTAATCCTATGTCACTTTAGGATGCATTTATTCCATAAAGCAAGATTTTTATATATATTTTTTTTAATAAAAATTTGAAGGTTAACTAACCCCTACGAAATATAGTTATGCAGTAAGTGTTCTATATATTTAAGTTTACACTATTTAGTGTTGTTTAAAAATTTCTAACCACATTATATATTATGTATGCTAAACTATTTTTTATGGTAATAGACGTCGCTCTAATATTTTAACAATTAATTTTATAAAACTTTTTTACTGCTTAAATCAGTGGACTCTTCAGAGAAACATACACAAAAAAAGATTTCAAACCTCTTTAGTGTTGTTTACAAATTTATAACGATATTATACATTGTATTAATGTATGCTAAACTTTATTTCATGATACATAGACATCGTTAAAAAGTTTAATAATTAATTTAATAAAACTTTATTTACTGCTTAAATCAATGGAATAACCACTACAAAATATCTATTCTCTAGAGAAACAAATACAAAAAAGATTTCAAACCTCTTTGACCATCATCCTATGTCAGGGCAGGATGCAACAATGCAATAAAAAGTGATTGTTATAATTTTTTTTTTAAATCTAATGGTTAACCCCTACGAAATTGAGTTTTCGGTAAATGCTCTATATAATGAAGTTTACACTCTTAAGAGTTGTTTAAAAATTTCTAACCATATTATACATTTGTATTAATATATTCTAAACTCTCTTTCATAGTACATGAGTATCGTCTCGAATTGTTTTACAGTTAATTTAATAGAATTTCAGTGTACTAACCACTATGAAATATATATTCTCTAGAGAAATGACACAAAAAAAGATTTCAAACCTTTTTGACCATCATCTTATGTAATTTCAGGATGCACTTATGCAATAAAACAAGATTGCAATATTTTTTGAAATTTTCTCAAAATCTGAAAGTTAACCCTCCTATGAGATTGAGTCTTCTGTTAAATGCTCTATATAATGAAGTTTACACTCTTTAGTGGTGTTTAAAAATTTATAACCACATTATACATTTGTATTAATGTATTCTAAACTCTCTTTCATGATACATTAGTATTGTCTCAAATTTTAAATGTTAATTAAATAAAACTTCATATATTGCCTAAATCAGTGGACTAACCACTATGAAATCTCTATTTTCTAGAGAAACAAACACAAAAAAATCCAAACTTCTTTTAAAATATTCCTATGCCAGTGCATGATGAAACTATGCAATAAAGCAACATTTTGCATATTTTTGATTTTCGTGCATATTTTTGATTTTCTCAAAATCTGAAGGCTAACCCTACGAAATTAAATTTTTCGGTAAGTGCTCTTTATATTGATGTTTACACTATTTAGTGTTGCTTAAAATTTTCTAGCTACATTCTAAATTTTTAATAATGTATTCTAAATCTCTTTCATGGTACATAGACATCGCTCTAATTTATTTAACAATTAATTTAATAAAGATCAGTATAATCCTTAAATCATTGGACGAACCATTATAAATATCTATTCTCTAAAGAAACGGACACAAAAAATATTTCAAACCTTTTTGACCATCATCTTATGTCAGTGCAGGATGCAATTATGCAACAAAACAATATTGTCATATTTTTGAATTGTTTCTCAAAATCTGGAGGTTAACACTCCTACAAAATTTGATTTTCGGTAAATGGTTTATATAATGAAGTTTTCTCTGTTTAGTGTTGTTTAAAAATTTCTAACCACATTATAAATTTTTATTAATTTATTATATAATATTTTTCATGGTACATGAGTATTGGCTTTAGTTTTTCAACTATTAATTTAATAAAACTTCATATATTGTCTAAATCAGTGGACTAACATGAAATCTCTATTCTCTAGAGAAAATGACATAATAAAAATTTCAAACCTCTTTGACCATAATCATATGTCACTTTAGGATCCAGTTATTCCATAAAACAAAATTTTCATATTTTTGATTTTTTATCAAAATTTGAAGGTTAACCCCTACAAAATTTAGTTTTTCGGTAAGTGCTCTATATATTTAAGTTTACAGTCTTTAGTGTTGTTTAAAAATCTCTAACCAAATTATACATTATTTTATAAAACTTTTTTACTGCTTAAATCAGTGGAGTAACCGTTATAAATATATATTCTTCAGATAAACGGACACAAAAAATATTTCAAATCTTTTTGACCATCATAATTTGTCAGTTAAGGATGCAAATATGCAATAAAACAAGTTTTTCATATTTTTAATTTTTTTCTTAAAATCTAAAGGTTAATACCCCTACAAAATTGGGTCGTCGGTAAATTCTCTATAAATAAAGTTTACACTCTTTATTGTTGTTTAAAATTTTCTAACCAAATTCTACATTTGTATTAATATATTATAAACACTATTTCATGGTACATTACTATCCTCTCTAATTTATAAAAAATAATTTAATAAAAATTCATAAATTGCCCAAATTAGTGGACTAACACTATTAAATCTCTATTCTCTAAAGAAACGAGCACAAAAAGATTCCAAACATCTTTGAGTATCATCCTATGTCAGTGCAAGATGAAACTATGTAATAAAACAATATTGTCATATTTTTTAGTTTTATTCTCAAAATCTGAAGGTCAAAGATGCTTAAATTTTTTTCGGTAAATGCTCTATATACCGAAATTGAGTCTTTTCGGTAAATGCTCTATATATTGAAGTTTACACCCTTTAGTGTTGCTTAAATTTTTCTAACTATATTCTAAATTTGTAATAATATATGATAAACTCTCTTTCATGATACTTAGACATCAATCTAATTTTTTAACAATTAATTTAAAAAAACTTTATATAATGCTTAAATCAGGGGACTAGCCACTATAAAATATATATTCTCTAGAGAAATAGACACAACAAAGAATTCAAAACTCTTTAACCATCATACAATTTCAGTTCAGGATTCACTTATGCAATAAAACAAGATTGTCATATTTTTTTTATTTTTGTTTTCAAAATCTGAAGGTTAACAACCCTTTCGAAATTGAGTTTTTGGTAATTTCCTTATATTATGAAGTTTACGCTTTTTAGTGTTGTTTAAAAATTTTCAACCACATTATACATTTTTATTAATGTATTCTAAACTCTTTTTCAAGGTACGTGAGTATTGTCTTTAGTTTTTTAACAATTAATTTAATAAAACTTCATAAATCGCCCAAACGAGTGGTCTTACCACTATGACATCTCTATTCTCTAGAAAAACGGACTCATAAAATATTCTAAACATCTTTGACCATCATCCTATGGCACTTCAGGATGCAATTATTCCATAAAGCAATATTGTCATATTTTTGAATTTTTATCAAAATCTGAAGGTTAACCCCTACGAAATTTAGGTTTTTTGTAAGTGATCTATATATAGAAGTTTACACTCTTTAGTGTTGTTTACAAATTTATAACCATACTATACATTGTATTAATGTATGCTAAACTTTCTTTCATGGTACATAGACATCGCTTAAAAGTTTAATAATTAATTTAATAAAATAATTAATTTAATAAAATTTTATATACTGCCTAAATCAATGGAATATACACTACAAAATATCCATTCTCTAGAGAAACATACACAAAAAAGATTTCAAACCTCTTTGACCATCATCCTATGTCAGTGTAAGATGCAACAATGCAATAAAAAAAGATTGTTATATTTTTTTTAATTTTTTCTAAATCTAATGGTTAACCCCTACGAAATTCAGTTTTCGGTAAATGCTCTATAATTCTTGTTAACCTTATTTCTAAGTCGCAATCCCAAATCTAAAATAGTTCTCTATAAAAATGAAAACATTACAAAAATATAAGGTTCGTAAAACAACTATTTAAAAAATGCAACCTATTGATGAAAAATTCTGGAAAAATACTCATCTATCAACGAAAATTCTAGTTATCCTAATTTCAAACTCACAATCCTGAATCTACAATAGTTCTCTATAGAAATAAAAAACTTTCCAGAAATAGGAGTTTCTGTAAAAATTATTGAATATAAAACCTATTGATGAAAAAATGTGAAAGAATACTCATCTATCAACAAAAATTCTTGTTATCATAATTTCAAATTCACAATCCCAAATCTACAATAGTTTTCTATAGAAATGAAAATTTTCCAAAAATAGCATTTTTTGTAAAAATTATTGTTATCCTTATTTCTAAGTAACAATTCCAAATCTACAATAGTTCTTTATAAAAATAAAAAAATATCCATAAATAGCAGGTTTTAAAAAAAATATTTTAAAAATGCAACCTATTCATGAAAATTTCTGTTTTAAAAATGCAACCATTGTTTGCTAATTTTTTCATTCTTGTCAAGGTCCAGCGAAATAAATTCTAGACCTGGTCATTTTACCCGAACACTCATCGTAAGTCTCTCTGATTATCCTGCTACTTTTATAAAATTTCCGATCACATATATGTTTAGCTGTCTAATTTAATTATTATCGTTTTTCTGTTACGATTACAGTGTTATAAATGTTTGCGATCTATCTCTTGATAGCAGGGAGTTCACTGCAATTGTCGAAAAGTCTTCACATTTACCTGCCAAGGTATGAATAGTCGATCACTGCAGCAGTACATATGTATATTTCTATTACACGTCCTCATTGGAATGCACGTTGTATTTGCTAGGTATGAAGACACTCAGCATTGAGAGACCCCATACTGTTCCACAGAACCTCAGCCAGTTTGATTCTGGTATCACCGTATCACCATTATGCTTCTAATTCAAGCTCACGTTGTAGAGGGTGCTGATGTCTGCAAATGCATTACTCCGGATGTCCTTGACGTTGAGGTGGAAAGAATGTCAGTCATGATCTATGAAGATAACCTTGGAGTCCTCTGATTTGAGTGACCTAATCTTTCTGTTTTTTTTTTGTTTTGAGTTGTTGTGGAGGACCATCCTCTCATGGGTCGGTCATTTGCATAAAACTTTGGTACTGATTTCTCTATGTGTAATAACGCATCCTCGTTCTCTCTAATGACCTTCCTTTTAACAATGACACTCAATGGCCAACTTTAAATATACTCATCCAATATTATTCTTAGCCGGCTACAAACAATATACAAAGACATATTAACTTAAATAATTGGCAACAATGACAATCAGGTTTCAATGGAGCAAACTAATATTTTGGCGACTGGCTGCATTACCAAAATATTATGAAGTAAGCTTCTGTAACTACAAAAGTCTGCAACCAATACACAGAGATGGAGGAGTGGTACAACTATTTGAGAAACACTGTATTAGCTGGCCAATTATTCTTTTATACATTGATTATTGCATTAAACTACTACTCATGAGATTTCATGTTCATAATAAATTTTAGGTGCCCATCATCATTAACTTCTACGACCAAATAAATACGAGCATGTACGGATTGAAAAAATAATCTAACAAAGTTAATGCAGAGGACAGAATATGCAGGACCGGTTCAATGGTGTCATGGGCCCTGGGGCAACAAAAAAAAATTTAATTTCCAAATTATTATTTTTTAAACAAAAAATCTGATAGATATATGTTTTTTTCAAAATACTAGAAGTATTTTTAAAAATAAATTTATGGAAATAAAAAAAATACTTTCATATAAAAAAATTTTTGGACCCCTTTTCTTATTTTTAATGTAAAAATACATGTATTCTTTAAAAAAATCGGGCCCTTATCTATTAAGAAATAGGGGGACAACGGATTGGGCCCGGGGCGGTCGCAACGCTCGCCCCCCCATCTAACCCGGCTCTGAGAACAGGTTTTAAATCATAATTTATTACTTTCGAGTTATCTGCGTAGTGCATGAGACAGCTCTGTCATTTGGCTTCCTTTCAGTAGCCAACAACACGTAAAGGGGAGGGGATATATCTTAAGTTAATCATTACCATCTCCCCCAGTTATCTTTTAAACCATTTTAGCTTCCAACCTATAATACACCTACTCTTAACGGTAAGGGAGAGCATGACTGTTTGTTCTTTTCGTCTATCCTACTTACAATACAAAGCCCACATGATTTATGTTTTGGGCATTTTCCTAATTAGTAAATTCTTGTGGGATTTTGGCCTAATTCACTCTTGTTTTAATCCATTACCCATATAAGCTTTAAAACGATTTGGATATGATTTGGTTTTGGGTTGGTTTACTCCCCTACCCACGATAATAAACATGCCAGAAAGATATTTGAAATGAAAAAAAAATGAAAGATATGTGTTTCATTTAAAACTTCAATCAATAGACAAAACATCAATCATTAAATGCCAAAGCACTCCATAATATACTCTTAAGTTATAAGTCACACACATTTCCAAGTCTTATCTTGAATAAATTATAAAATAAGCAAGTTTTACATTTTTAAAACCAAAACCCTCTTTAATTATTGTTGACATCTGGTGGTAAGATTGTTGTTGTCAACCTTGGGTCACCTTCAGCGAATTTGTTATCTGCATTCACTATTTTGGCATCGTTTTCTGAATATATGAATATTTCCTTCGCCGTACTGCAAAATTTGCTACAAAAAATAAAAAAATACTAACTAATTTTTCCAAGTATTAAGAAAAAAGAAAGTAAAAACTTACGGCCACGGATCATCGCCAAAAAGCATCATATCTCCATCAGCGTTTATAAAAACTATTTTCCATTGATTGTGCATATGCAACTTGTCTTTGATATCAAAGAGTCTTTCTAGTTCATCGATCAACTGATTGTATCCATCAAAAACAGTTAAATCCATAGTTCTTTCTACGGCACCTTCCATGCAAACCTGATCAATAACCATATCAAAAGCAGATGAACTTTATAGTCATCTAAATCTATTAAGTATATGCAATTTTTATTAAAAATCTAAGATCAGAATAACAACATACTTTTTTTTAATGAAAACCCATGTTTTAGTTGTACCTAATAGATAGTTTTTAACTTGACTAATAAGTACAAAATAAGAAGATGGTGATCAATTTCATACCTTAGTTTTAGTTTGGATGTGGTCAACCTTTTCTTCTTCAAAGATTTTAGAAATCTTAGATTTTTTATATGAGTGAGTTGGTTGTACGGGATCCTTTGTTTTTGCAGGAACTGTTAGATCAACTCCAAACAGTCTGTAGCTAGCAGCCTCGGTCGTAGTTGACGTTTCTTTCATTGCTTGAACCATTTGCTCATTGTAGTTGGGTTTGGAAATGCTAGGGAATGAGTAGCTCACTGAAGATTGTATGCTCGTCTGTCCAATTTCTAGTCCTTGGATCAATGTAGGAACCCACATATTTGAACATATAATAAGAAACAAAATGATAAATAATTCACAATGATGTTTTAACTTATTGAGTAGTGTTTACTTACCAAAATCATTTATTTCACTTTGACGTTTGTTTTTTAGAAAAACTGATTTGAGAATGTTCGATGAATGTGTTAAAGGCTCGATCTCCCATGGAGATACCTTATCAGGTCTTGGAATTGTTGCAGCTTCATCCCATTGTAGCTATACAATAAAGTTAGTGGATATTATTTATTACTGTATAAAAAAATATTCTAAAATAATATAACTAAAGTAGAAATAGTACTGATCTGACCTCTAGACTTCGCCATTCTGAATTCTTCCAATGAGTGGAGAAATCTTTCACTCCTACTATTGTTCCATAGTATCTAGTGTAGTAAAATCATTTGCGTAAGTAATCATATTTCCAAAAAAGTAAATAAATGTTCAAGATTTACCTTATTTCACTAAAATCTCTTCCTTCGAATTTCATCAAAAATCTGGAGCCTACACTAAATTTCCTATTCACTCCATCTATAAATTTATCAAAGTTGACAAGGAACTGGCTCGACCTGATATCATCGCATCAATAATAAATAAAAGTGTATTTGTTGAACTAACTATTTGCATAATTTTTAATTTAATAAGAAATTTGTTTTCTTTACCTTGGCTTATAGAACACACCAAACATACATTTTCTTTCGATAGCATTCAATGCAGTAGCAACTACACCATGGTGCATACTCTGTTTTGAAATTACTGGTGATGGTATGTTGTGTTGTTGATGATGAGCTGATTTTCTGATTCCAACTCGTGATTCCCCATTCTCTCCTCTGTGATAAAAATAGTTAAAATCCAAAGTACAAAATACAAATAAGATGTAAAATGAAAAAAAAAATACCGGAGAAATACAAAACAGTCTCCAACAACCAAATCTTTTCCTTTTGCAAACTCATTC
Proteins encoded in this window:
- the LOC106340796 gene encoding auxin response factor 20-like codes for the protein MASGQIMHVQPGFLATDGTNNYLYNQLWKLCAGPLFHLPKVGEKINYFPQGHIEQLVTSMNDELCQLKPIFDIPSKICCNVFSIKLKVETTTDEIYAEISLLPDTSEVEIPTPRHENNIQNINYFTKVLSASDTNKKGSFVLNKRHAIECLPLLLTPSQEVIAKDIHGHEWSFKHTLRGTPQRHLFTSGWNEFAKGKDLVVGDCFVFLRGENGESRVGIRKSAHHQQHNIPSPVISKQSMHHGVVATALNAIERKCMFGVFYKPRSSQFLVNFDKFIDGVNRKFSVGSRFLMKFEGRDFSEIRYYGTIVGVKDFSTHWKNSEWRSLELQWDEAATIPRPDKVSPWEIEPLTHSSNILKSVFLKNKRQSEINDFGLEIGQTSIQSSVSYSFPSISKPNYNEQMVQAMKETSTTTEAASYRLFGVDLTVPAKTKDPVQPTHSYKKSKISKIFEEEKVDHIQTKTKVCMEGAVERTMDLTVFDGYNQLIDELERLFDIKDKLHMHNQWKIVFINADGDMMLFGDDPWPKFCSTAKEIFIYSENDAKIVNADNKFAEGDPRLTTTILPPDVNNN